A window of the Coprobacter fastidiosus genome harbors these coding sequences:
- a CDS encoding family 43 glycosylhydrolase — protein MKRISLLLFVLLGFSILVEAQKTICNPLDLSYGCGGKDANKPYRECADPVIVTFKEKYYLFTTQDRGGYRMSDDLIHWKDMEFSDNVRKDAIADGTHYVAPAVAADSNYVYFFDFNGKRSPGLIIRSSDPSTGKWEPFGKIRMSADPHFWIENGKIYVYNGLGGPGECFEYDMQKKEVIPQSQSILRPRITNMDTCAGYHFGQHELARELEAGKLKYNFKRQPCPEGSWMVKHDGKYYLQYATPGTASQWYCDFVLVGDNPKGPFVEQPYNPISLNVGGFMGSAGHSCVFQDKYENWWQVSTMWVGKYTGFERRVGLFPVKFDKEGRMKVYTRFGEYPSYIPQKKFDPDKINWTGWNLLSKDKECTASSFEKGKEPSKAADEDIRTWWAARYKKPNEWLCMNLGGVKTVRAIQVNFTEIEIDKNLKDADDYNLYKLYVSKDGKNWTLLIDKSKEKAYTHDYIELEKPVKAAYIKIESIYSAKNGKFALSDLRVFGEGNGKLPKRPGNVSVLRDGKDDRYATVKWNKSQNAEGYIVQFGYRKDFLNQTIRVKDKDKTSLDIHILIPGQKYYYRVDAYNENGVVEGRNIVAD, from the coding sequence ATGAAAAGAATTTCATTGTTGCTATTTGTCCTTTTGGGGTTTTCTATTTTGGTTGAGGCTCAGAAGACGATTTGTAATCCGCTCGATCTGAGTTATGGTTGCGGAGGTAAAGATGCCAATAAGCCCTATAGAGAGTGTGCCGACCCGGTTATTGTGACGTTTAAGGAGAAGTATTATTTGTTTACGACTCAAGATCGGGGAGGGTATCGTATGTCGGACGATCTTATTCACTGGAAAGATATGGAGTTCAGCGATAATGTCCGTAAAGATGCGATTGCTGACGGAACGCACTATGTTGCGCCCGCTGTGGCTGCTGATAGTAATTATGTGTATTTTTTCGATTTCAACGGAAAACGAAGTCCGGGATTGATAATCCGATCTTCAGACCCTTCTACCGGGAAATGGGAACCTTTCGGGAAAATCCGTATGTCGGCAGATCCTCATTTTTGGATAGAGAACGGGAAAATATATGTATATAACGGTTTAGGAGGCCCGGGAGAATGTTTTGAATATGATATGCAGAAAAAGGAGGTTATCCCTCAATCGCAAAGTATATTGCGTCCTCGTATAACAAATATGGATACATGCGCCGGGTATCATTTCGGACAACATGAATTGGCTCGGGAGTTGGAGGCCGGGAAGTTGAAATATAATTTCAAACGGCAGCCCTGTCCTGAAGGCAGTTGGATGGTAAAACATGATGGGAAATATTACCTCCAATATGCAACACCCGGGACAGCATCCCAATGGTATTGTGATTTTGTGTTGGTAGGAGATAACCCGAAAGGACCGTTTGTAGAACAGCCTTATAATCCTATCTCGTTGAATGTCGGGGGATTTATGGGAAGTGCCGGGCATAGTTGTGTCTTTCAGGATAAATATGAAAACTGGTGGCAGGTTTCTACGATGTGGGTAGGTAAATATACCGGATTCGAACGTCGGGTCGGCTTATTTCCTGTGAAGTTTGATAAAGAAGGGCGAATGAAAGTATATACTCGCTTCGGAGAATATCCCTCATATATCCCGCAAAAGAAGTTCGATCCTGATAAAATCAATTGGACAGGTTGGAATCTTTTGTCCAAAGATAAGGAATGTACTGCTTCCTCGTTTGAAAAGGGAAAAGAACCTTCCAAAGCTGCCGATGAGGACATTCGTACATGGTGGGCTGCTCGGTATAAGAAACCGAATGAATGGTTATGTATGAATTTGGGAGGAGTAAAGACCGTGCGGGCGATACAGGTCAATTTTACCGAAATAGAGATCGATAAAAATTTAAAAGATGCCGATGATTATAATTTATATAAGTTATATGTATCGAAAGATGGGAAAAATTGGACATTGTTGATCGATAAGAGTAAAGAAAAAGCTTATACGCATGATTATATAGAATTGGAAAAACCGGTAAAAGCCGCGTATATCAAAATAGAAAGTATTTATAGTGCTAAAAACGGAAAGTTTGCCTTGTCTGATTTACGGGTTTTTGGAGAGGGCAACGGAAAGTTACCGAAGCGGCCGGGAAATGTTTCTGTGTTACGGGATGGAAAGGATGATCGTTATGCTACTGTAAAATGGAATAAATCTCAGAATGCTGAAGGATATATCGTACAATTCGGATATCGTAAGGATTTCTTGAATCAGACGATTCGGGTGAAAGATAAAGACAAGACGTCTTTAGATATTCATATTCTCATACCCGGACAAAAGTACTATTATCGGGTGGATGCATATAATGAAAACGGAGTGGTTGAGGGACGGAATATTGTGGCGGATTGA
- a CDS encoding HAD family hydrolase: MKNIKTIIFDLGGVLMDLDKQKCIDAFEDLGFSDITEYLGEYEQKGMFMDLEDGTISATEFRDEVRKHIGEAITDQQIDEAFNRFLVGIPEQKLTLLRQLHKSYRLFMLSNTNPIMFESRIPELFRIQGLNIPDYFDKLYLSYQLGVTKPSPKIFEKIIADSGILPQETLFLDDSQKNIDAARKFGFQTYLVAPREDFSFIFDL; the protein is encoded by the coding sequence ATGAAAAATATCAAGACTATCATCTTTGACTTAGGCGGTGTTCTAATGGATCTCGATAAACAAAAATGTATCGATGCATTCGAAGATCTGGGATTTTCGGATATTACTGAATATCTGGGAGAATATGAACAAAAAGGAATGTTCATGGACTTGGAAGACGGGACTATTTCTGCAACCGAATTTCGGGATGAAGTCCGGAAACATATCGGTGAGGCAATCACAGACCAACAAATCGATGAAGCATTCAACCGTTTTCTTGTAGGAATACCGGAACAAAAACTGACATTATTACGTCAACTGCATAAATCTTATCGGCTTTTTATGCTCAGCAATACAAACCCTATTATGTTCGAAAGCCGAATTCCCGAATTATTCCGGATACAAGGGCTAAATATTCCTGATTATTTCGATAAATTATATTTATCATATCAACTCGGTGTAACAAAACCCTCTCCGAAAATTTTTGAAAAGATCATTGCTGATTCCGGAATATTACCACAAGAGACGTTGTTTCTCGACGACTCGCAAAAGAATATCGATGCTGCCCGTAAATTCGGATTTCAAACCTATTTAGTTGCTCCCCGAGAAGATTTTTCATTTATTTTCGATTTATAA
- a CDS encoding GH92 family glycosyl hydrolase produces MKTKMLFAAALAGAVFFSCKEQKAPVEELYSRVDPYIGAGGHGHVFVGASVPFGAVQAGPNNIHKGWDWCSGYHYSDSIIIGFSQTHLNGTGCSDMGDIQLMPYPGDVKIDRGEQNNIEGAYASTYSHSNEKVEPAYYSLLMDNGVKAELTATAHAAMHRYTFPIDQMANIMINLVEGNGDRADSTYIKLVDRNTIEGYRFSKGWSPRHKIFFAIKSNVPVDQLAVFDNDQPVEEEEGYGLIKGVARFEKAPSNVVWKIGISSVSCANAMENLDAEMPSFDFDSVVIAGKKLWEQELSRIAIKTSNERYKKIFYTSLYHTAIAPTRYSDVNGDFRGHDDKIYRNVPYTNYSTLSLWDTYRALNPLFTIIHPQMIPDIVNSMLGIYDQQGRLPIWPLAGGETNCMPGYSAIPVIADAYLKGFDGFDTERAFDACVKSATNPNQKGISFLMNRRYIPCDSVHEAPSFAMEYAVGDWGIAQMAKRMGKQSDYRVFAERANYFENYFDSSIGFIRPKMADGSWRTPYDPFINVHGRGDFCEGNGWQYTFFVPQNPEGLILSFGGDEGFTKKLDEFYVAEGDLGEYAAPDISGLIGQYAHGNEPSHHVAYLYAFAGQQWKTAEKVRYIMDHFYTDQPDGIIGNEDCGQMSAWYILSSMGFYQVNPCNGVFVFGSPLFDEVSITLPEDKTFIVEAINNGPENIYIQKVELNGKPYSRSYILYQDIMKGGKLTFYMGDKPNYDFGTAKEDRPVSLIFDKE; encoded by the coding sequence ATGAAAACAAAAATGTTGTTCGCTGCTGCACTTGCCGGTGCGGTCTTTTTTTCTTGTAAAGAGCAAAAAGCTCCCGTAGAAGAGCTTTATAGCCGAGTTGACCCGTATATAGGTGCGGGAGGTCATGGGCATGTATTTGTCGGAGCTAGTGTTCCGTTCGGTGCAGTACAGGCCGGTCCTAATAATATTCATAAAGGTTGGGACTGGTGTTCTGGATACCACTATTCTGACAGCATTATTATCGGATTTTCTCAAACTCATCTGAATGGAACAGGCTGCTCCGATATGGGGGATATACAGTTGATGCCTTATCCGGGAGATGTGAAGATAGATCGGGGAGAGCAAAATAATATCGAGGGAGCTTATGCTTCTACTTACAGTCATAGCAATGAAAAAGTAGAGCCGGCTTATTATTCTTTATTGATGGATAATGGCGTAAAGGCTGAATTGACGGCTACCGCGCATGCCGCAATGCATCGTTATACTTTCCCTATCGACCAGATGGCAAATATTATGATCAATTTGGTAGAAGGTAATGGGGATAGGGCAGATTCTACTTATATAAAGCTGGTAGATCGTAATACGATAGAAGGATATCGTTTTTCTAAAGGATGGAGTCCCAGACATAAAATCTTTTTTGCAATTAAAAGTAATGTCCCTGTAGATCAGTTAGCAGTTTTTGATAATGATCAACCGGTTGAGGAAGAAGAAGGATATGGGTTGATTAAAGGTGTCGCTCGTTTTGAAAAAGCACCATCAAATGTTGTTTGGAAAATCGGGATTTCATCGGTAAGTTGTGCAAATGCTATGGAAAATCTGGATGCAGAGATGCCGTCTTTCGATTTTGATAGTGTTGTTATTGCCGGTAAAAAACTGTGGGAACAAGAACTTTCACGAATTGCGATTAAAACGTCGAACGAAAGATATAAGAAAATTTTCTATACCTCCCTTTATCATACGGCTATTGCTCCTACGAGATACAGTGATGTAAACGGAGATTTTCGGGGACATGATGATAAAATATACAGAAATGTGCCTTATACCAATTATTCGACACTTTCTTTATGGGACACTTATCGTGCGTTGAATCCGTTGTTTACGATTATTCATCCGCAAATGATTCCGGATATTGTAAATTCGATGTTGGGTATTTACGATCAGCAAGGACGTCTTCCTATTTGGCCGTTGGCAGGAGGAGAGACGAATTGTATGCCGGGTTACAGCGCTATTCCGGTTATTGCAGATGCCTATTTAAAAGGGTTCGATGGCTTTGATACCGAACGGGCTTTTGATGCATGTGTCAAATCAGCTACTAATCCGAATCAAAAGGGTATTTCTTTCTTGATGAATCGTCGTTATATCCCTTGTGATTCTGTTCATGAAGCCCCCTCTTTTGCCATGGAATATGCTGTCGGTGACTGGGGTATTGCTCAAATGGCGAAACGTATGGGAAAACAATCTGATTATCGTGTTTTTGCCGAACGAGCTAACTATTTTGAAAATTATTTTGATAGTTCTATCGGGTTTATTCGTCCCAAAATGGCTGACGGAAGTTGGCGGACTCCTTATGATCCGTTCATTAATGTTCATGGACGGGGAGATTTCTGTGAAGGAAACGGTTGGCAATATACTTTCTTTGTCCCTCAAAATCCGGAAGGGTTGATCTTGTCGTTTGGCGGAGATGAAGGCTTTACAAAAAAATTAGATGAATTTTATGTCGCAGAGGGAGATCTCGGAGAGTATGCCGCTCCTGATATTTCGGGATTGATCGGACAGTATGCGCATGGAAATGAGCCGAGTCATCATGTCGCTTACCTTTATGCGTTTGCTGGACAACAGTGGAAAACTGCTGAAAAGGTACGCTATATTATGGATCATTTCTATACAGATCAGCCGGACGGAATTATTGGAAATGAGGACTGCGGTCAAATGTCAGCTTGGTATATACTCTCTTCTATGGGTTTTTATCAAGTGAATCCGTGTAACGGTGTGTTTGTATTCGGAAGTCCTTTGTTTGACGAGGTGTCGATCACGCTGCCTGAAGATAAAACATTTATTGTAGAAGCGATAAATAACGGTCCGGAAAATATTTATATACAAAAAGTCGAATTGAATGGAAAACCTTATTCTCGTAGCTATATCCTTTATCAGGATATTATGAAAGGTGGAAAACTGACTTTTTATATGGGAGATAAGCCGAATTATGATTTTGGAACAGCAAAAGAAGATCGACCTGTTTCTTTAATTTTCGATAAAGAGTAG
- a CDS encoding FKBP-type peptidyl-prolyl cis-trans isomerase, whose product MKKTVLCSVLAAGLVAMGLTSCNKKSGAALADGVDSLSYAFGVLNGTDLAMGLKQYPKKVDIDQFIRGMQSTVNSDSAKFSYEFGAAIGSNMKQQIEQMGKQGIEMNKEEILSALFATLKEDSTLISRAQAEEVFRNGMQAIQLKKQKEEAEKLANTPEAKKNKADGEAFLAKKAKEAGVQKTASGLLYKVIKEGKGEKPVENDKVTVSYKGTLIDGTQFDASEKVPMSVGQLVPGFNEALMLMTPGSKYEVYIPAELAYGTNPNPRIPVNSTLIFEIELLSVDK is encoded by the coding sequence ATGAAAAAAACAGTCTTATGTTCAGTCTTGGCTGCAGGTTTAGTAGCTATGGGACTTACTTCTTGTAATAAAAAAAGTGGTGCTGCTTTAGCAGACGGTGTGGACAGTCTCAGTTATGCTTTTGGTGTACTGAATGGTACAGATTTGGCTATGGGATTGAAGCAATATCCTAAAAAAGTGGATATAGATCAGTTCATCAGAGGTATGCAGTCTACCGTAAATTCGGACAGTGCGAAATTTTCTTATGAATTTGGAGCAGCTATCGGTTCGAATATGAAACAACAGATCGAACAGATGGGAAAACAAGGCATCGAGATGAATAAAGAAGAAATCTTGTCAGCATTATTTGCTACATTAAAAGAAGATTCTACTTTAATTTCAAGAGCTCAAGCTGAAGAAGTTTTCCGTAACGGAATGCAAGCTATACAACTAAAAAAACAAAAAGAAGAAGCTGAAAAGTTAGCGAATACTCCTGAAGCAAAAAAGAATAAAGCCGATGGGGAAGCTTTCTTGGCAAAAAAAGCAAAAGAAGCAGGTGTGCAAAAAACAGCTTCAGGTCTATTGTATAAAGTAATTAAAGAAGGTAAGGGTGAAAAACCTGTTGAAAATGATAAAGTAACCGTAAGCTATAAAGGTACTTTGATCGACGGTACTCAATTTGATGCCAGTGAGAAAGTTCCGATGTCTGTAGGACAATTGGTTCCGGGATTTAACGAAGCATTGATGTTGATGACTCCGGGTTCGAAATATGAAGTGTATATTCCTGCAGAATTGGCTTATGGAACAAATCCTAATCCTCGTATTCCGGTTAATTCTACATTGATTTTCGAAATCGAATTATTGAGTGTTGATAAATAA
- a CDS encoding flavodoxin family protein, protein MGKTAIFYDSHIEKRGNTIKEASEKWDVKQSDTFPLISMTKEKLKNYDTLVFVSPNWQAGELSDEWKNAVILLKKSDLKSKKIALVGYDESLNICPAKTFRDKLKGSGAEYINKCIAPSEKYAGMAIDKADNEKTTTEEVKEATQEMNYNPNAHL, encoded by the coding sequence ATGGGAAAAACTGCAATATTTTATGACTCACATATCGAAAAAAGAGGAAATACGATTAAAGAGGCTTCTGAAAAATGGGATGTCAAACAGTCCGACACTTTCCCTCTTATATCGATGACAAAGGAAAAACTAAAAAATTATGATACCCTTGTTTTCGTATCTCCCAACTGGCAAGCCGGAGAGTTGTCTGACGAATGGAAGAACGCTGTCATCTTATTAAAAAAATCAGATCTCAAATCAAAAAAGATCGCATTAGTCGGCTATGATGAGAGCCTCAATATTTGTCCGGCAAAAACATTCAGAGATAAGTTGAAAGGCAGTGGTGCAGAATATATCAACAAATGCATTGCTCCCAGTGAAAAATATGCCGGAATGGCTATAGATAAAGCAGATAACGAAAAGACAACAACTGAAGAGGTCAAAGAGGCAACCCAAGAAATGAACTATAATCCGAATGCTCATTTATAG
- a CDS encoding C25 family cysteine peptidase gives MRRVRFLVCCIFLWGMSYLLHAQMLVVCAPEYIEEMKPFVTWKIQKGIPTQMVSMSEIGETYEELRDYVKDYYQTHHNRYLLLVGDANQVPINYLPGYDVTPFTPYTDAEYGYVSGTYPPEVLVGRLSAETADDVKVQVEKIIFYEKNVDENASWLSQCVGIADPLATDKGDNDETDIQHIRQVNSVLEQYGYTTHETSTKKELTDLLNIGCGIVNYAGHGFMSGWATSDFSVSDVAALSNEGKFPVIISTGCDNGKFATGTCFAESFLRARNSAGDPIGAVGMLGFSAQVTWNPPMLGQDEMVRIMTSPDIPDSRKTFGEVANEAYRKVIEKYRGSGEDAAKEWILFGDPSMMLRTRIPGRMAVSHIEAADNGITSLSVSCDKDGAVVALSEGNNLLAVQTVEKGKAMLDFPAVTGDKILTVTVTAFDKVTYMGQVVIGDGSGLEVADSDASVTIYPNPSRGEIRIDGLSASSAFISIYSLDGSLIRKAEVDPNTSIPLNVEPGTYFLHLQSDGRYIVRRILVTE, from the coding sequence ATGAGACGAGTAAGATTTTTGGTTTGTTGTATATTTTTATGGGGGATGTCTTATCTATTACATGCTCAAATGTTGGTGGTATGTGCACCGGAGTATATAGAAGAGATGAAACCTTTCGTGACATGGAAGATACAGAAAGGAATTCCGACGCAAATGGTGTCTATGTCGGAAATTGGAGAGACGTATGAGGAATTAAGGGATTATGTGAAAGATTATTATCAGACGCATCATAATCGTTATCTTTTGTTGGTTGGAGACGCAAATCAGGTACCGATCAATTATCTTCCCGGTTATGATGTAACGCCGTTTACACCTTATACCGATGCTGAATACGGATATGTTTCCGGGACATATCCTCCTGAAGTTTTGGTCGGTCGTCTTTCTGCGGAAACGGCAGATGATGTCAAAGTCCAAGTCGAGAAGATTATCTTTTATGAGAAGAATGTGGATGAGAATGCATCCTGGCTTTCGCAATGCGTGGGTATTGCAGATCCTTTGGCTACGGATAAAGGGGACAATGACGAGACAGATATTCAGCATATCCGTCAAGTGAATTCGGTTTTAGAGCAATATGGTTATACGACGCATGAGACGAGTACGAAAAAAGAGTTGACGGATTTGTTGAATATAGGTTGCGGAATTGTGAATTATGCGGGACATGGCTTTATGTCGGGGTGGGCTACTTCGGACTTTTCGGTTTCGGATGTAGCGGCATTGTCTAATGAAGGAAAATTTCCTGTAATTATTTCGACCGGATGTGATAATGGAAAATTCGCTACCGGGACATGTTTTGCCGAATCGTTTTTGCGGGCTCGTAATAGTGCTGGAGATCCGATAGGGGCGGTTGGAATGTTGGGATTTTCAGCTCAGGTTACTTGGAATCCACCGATGTTGGGACAAGATGAAATGGTCAGAATCATGACTTCTCCGGATATTCCCGATTCCCGGAAAACTTTTGGCGAAGTTGCGAATGAAGCATATCGGAAAGTGATTGAAAAATATAGAGGCAGTGGAGAAGATGCTGCAAAAGAGTGGATATTGTTCGGAGATCCGAGTATGATGTTACGCACCCGTATTCCCGGAAGAATGGCCGTTTCGCATATCGAGGCGGCAGATAATGGAATTACGTCTTTATCTGTCAGTTGTGATAAAGATGGTGCTGTCGTAGCTTTGTCAGAAGGGAATAATTTATTGGCTGTGCAGACTGTTGAAAAGGGGAAAGCCATGCTTGATTTTCCGGCGGTAACCGGAGATAAGATATTGACTGTTACGGTGACCGCTTTTGATAAGGTTACTTATATGGGTCAAGTTGTTATCGGAGATGGTTCTGGTTTAGAAGTTGCTGATAGTGATGCTTCTGTGACGATCTATCCTAATCCTTCACGGGGAGAAATTCGTATAGACGGATTATCTGCTTCTTCAGCTTTTATTTCAATATATTCTTTAGACGGAAGCCTTATAAGAAAAGCCGAAGTCGATCCAAATACTTCTATTCCTTTGAATGTAGAGCCGGGTACTTATTTTTTACATTTGCAAAGTGACGGAAGATATATTGTTCGTCGTATTTTAGTAACGGAATGA
- a CDS encoding Lrp/AsnC family transcriptional regulator, producing the protein MEKIDNLDRQILEIIMRNARIPSKDVAAECGVSRAAIHQRIQRMIDMNVIVGSGYHVNPKILGYRTCTYIGVRLEKGSMYKDVVPELEKIPEVVECHFTTGPYTMLCKLYARDNEHLMELLNGRIQEIPGVTATETLISLEQSMNREIPIRKRNEE; encoded by the coding sequence ATGGAAAAGATAGATAACCTTGACAGGCAGATATTAGAAATTATTATGCGCAATGCGCGTATTCCGTCTAAGGATGTGGCCGCGGAATGCGGAGTTTCGCGAGCTGCGATTCATCAACGTATCCAGAGAATGATCGATATGAATGTGATTGTCGGTTCTGGATATCATGTAAACCCTAAAATACTTGGATATCGTACCTGCACTTATATTGGGGTAAGATTGGAAAAAGGTTCTATGTATAAGGATGTAGTTCCTGAATTGGAGAAAATTCCCGAAGTTGTGGAATGCCATTTTACAACCGGTCCATATACAATGTTGTGTAAACTTTATGCTCGTGATAATGAACATCTTATGGAATTATTGAATGGTCGCATTCAGGAGATTCCGGGGGTTACGGCTACCGAGACGTTGATTTCTTTGGAACAAAGTATGAATCGAGAGATTCCCATTCGAAAGAGGAATGAAGAATAA
- a CDS encoding FKBP-type peptidyl-prolyl cis-trans isomerase: protein MRTLKFLLVTLLIISAVPVQARRKASKKQQKEQVQLPAKVDSISYAFGIDAGNGIKAAFKDIKERSDLELKPEIFVQAFNNVLLNDSAVFTKEEAADILNKFGAEMQRIAREKQKIAAEKNLAEGKAFLAAKASEVGVQKTESGLLYVVERQGTGEKPTLNDRVKVHYTGKLINGKKFDSSYDRQQPLELSVGGVIAGWQEGLQLMPVGSKYIFYIPSELGYGERGAGKDIPANSALIFEVELLEIIR from the coding sequence ATGAGAACATTAAAATTTCTGTTGGTTACATTGTTGATAATTTCAGCAGTACCTGTACAAGCAAGGCGAAAGGCTTCTAAAAAACAGCAAAAGGAGCAGGTACAGTTACCGGCAAAGGTAGATAGTATCAGTTATGCTTTTGGTATAGATGCCGGGAACGGAATTAAGGCTGCATTTAAAGATATTAAAGAACGAAGTGACCTTGAGTTGAAGCCGGAAATTTTCGTACAGGCGTTCAATAATGTTTTATTGAATGATTCTGCAGTATTTACAAAAGAGGAAGCAGCCGATATTTTGAATAAATTCGGGGCGGAGATGCAGCGTATTGCCCGAGAAAAACAGAAGATTGCAGCAGAAAAGAACCTTGCGGAGGGAAAAGCCTTTTTGGCTGCCAAGGCGTCTGAGGTCGGTGTGCAGAAAACCGAGAGCGGATTATTGTATGTAGTAGAAAGGCAGGGAACAGGAGAAAAGCCGACTCTAAATGATAGAGTAAAAGTTCATTATACAGGAAAATTGATAAACGGGAAAAAATTTGATAGTTCTTATGACCGTCAACAGCCGCTCGAATTGTCTGTCGGAGGAGTTATTGCTGGTTGGCAAGAAGGTTTGCAGTTGATGCCGGTAGGATCTAAATATATTTTTTATATTCCGTCTGAGTTGGGATATGGAGAACGTGGAGCAGGAAAAGATATTCCAGCAAATTCGGCATTGATCTTTGAAGTCGAATTGCTTGAGATAATTCGTTAA
- a CDS encoding TlpA family protein disulfide reductase: MKKISYVGFFICLFFSLLVPKANGKNKTSDKYSVSQDNIKTFIDFLNHKDFNIPDFSHRLAYFMDSVIYQQPDTIFNVSCRLIDNCSSDKAKQWTLDFLFYRAIDSQIPWMENVWVKLAERYYLKQPFGNEDPGWIERLKYTVKLKKHCLIGEKAVLFTALTPQGDTLNLKDLSGKYMIICFYDPDCTHCKEAIPSLHKLYKKYTPKELSIVAFNISDDINLWRSFIQKHKLQDWTNLWDPDRDISRYDNFYDTPLSPSFYILDSERRIISKDIEIEEVKTFLTEQLSAEN, from the coding sequence ATGAAAAAGATTTCTTATGTCGGATTTTTTATCTGTTTATTTTTTTCCTTACTTGTTCCGAAAGCAAATGGAAAGAATAAAACCTCTGACAAATACTCAGTGTCTCAAGATAATATAAAAACATTCATAGATTTTTTGAATCATAAAGATTTCAATATTCCGGACTTTTCTCACCGGCTTGCATATTTCATGGATTCGGTTATTTATCAACAACCTGACACAATATTCAATGTAAGCTGTCGGTTGATAGACAACTGCTCATCCGATAAAGCAAAGCAATGGACTCTGGATTTTTTATTCTACCGGGCAATCGACAGTCAAATACCGTGGATGGAAAACGTTTGGGTAAAACTGGCAGAGCGGTATTATTTAAAACAACCGTTCGGAAATGAAGATCCGGGATGGATAGAACGGTTAAAATATACCGTAAAATTAAAAAAACACTGCCTGATCGGAGAAAAAGCCGTTCTTTTCACAGCCTTAACACCACAAGGCGATACATTAAATTTAAAAGATCTCTCCGGGAAATATATGATTATCTGTTTCTATGATCCCGACTGCACTCACTGCAAAGAAGCAATCCCTTCTCTGCATAAACTTTACAAAAAATATACACCGAAAGAACTGAGTATTGTTGCATTCAATATCTCTGATGATATAAATTTATGGCGCTCTTTCATACAGAAACATAAACTACAAGACTGGACAAATCTATGGGATCCTGATAGGGATATATCCCGATATGATAATTTTTATGACACTCCGCTCTCCCCGTCTTTCTACATTCTGGACTCCGAAAGACGCATAATATCGAAAGACATAGAGATAGAAGAAGTTAAAACATTCTTAACAGAACAGTTGTCGGCAGAAAATTAA
- a CDS encoding bifunctional riboflavin kinase/FAD synthetase, whose product MQIIEQPHTIIETGIVAGIGFFDGVHSGHRSLISNIISTAQSRDMSSAVITFRNHPREVLHSDYCPQLINTFEEKINNLSETGLDYCIVLDFTVEMSQMSAFEFIEFLIDNYSLKCLFIGYDHRFGHNRSEGFDDYAKYGKILGIDVLQAKMYMPGEKHINVSSSVIRKLINEGNVSEAALLLNHPYALQGYVISGYQIGRKIGFPTANIAINNLHKIIPANGVYAVRIIVNRKYHYNGMVNIGNRPTVHSDGEICIEAHLFDFSGNLYEQYIKIQFIARLRSEKKMNGLKELTDQLQKDKEHAMNILLNSSISY is encoded by the coding sequence ATGCAGATCATAGAACAACCCCATACTATTATCGAAACCGGTATAGTTGCCGGAATCGGTTTTTTCGATGGAGTACACTCCGGACACCGGTCTTTGATCTCCAATATTATTTCTACAGCTCAAAGCCGGGACATGTCATCGGCTGTGATAACATTTCGTAACCATCCCCGAGAGGTATTACATAGCGATTACTGTCCTCAACTGATCAATACTTTCGAGGAAAAAATCAATAATCTTTCTGAAACCGGACTGGATTATTGTATTGTTCTCGACTTTACGGTTGAAATGTCTCAAATGTCCGCATTTGAATTTATTGAATTTTTAATAGATAACTATTCTTTGAAATGTCTTTTCATTGGATATGATCACCGTTTCGGTCACAATAGGAGCGAGGGATTCGATGACTATGCAAAATATGGGAAAATATTGGGAATAGATGTTCTACAGGCAAAAATGTATATGCCGGGGGAAAAACATATAAATGTAAGTTCTTCCGTAATCCGTAAATTAATTAACGAAGGAAATGTATCTGAAGCAGCTCTGTTATTAAACCATCCGTATGCACTGCAAGGATATGTCATTTCGGGATACCAAATCGGTAGAAAAATAGGTTTTCCCACTGCTAATATAGCCATCAACAACCTGCACAAAATAATCCCGGCAAACGGAGTATATGCCGTCAGAATCATAGTAAACAGGAAATATCACTATAATGGAATGGTAAATATCGGTAACCGTCCTACCGTGCATTCCGATGGAGAGATATGCATAGAAGCCCATCTATTCGACTTTTCAGGCAACCTATATGAGCAGTATATCAAAATACAATTTATAGCCCGTCTCCGTTCTGAAAAAAAAATGAACGGATTGAAAGAATTGACCGATCAATTACAAAAAGATAAGGAGCATGCTATGAACATACTCCTTAACTCTTCTATTTCGTATTAA